One window of Catonella massiliensis genomic DNA carries:
- a CDS encoding ABC transporter ATP-binding protein, translating to MINTVKKLWEFSKYQHKTFIITLIMSLVHAFIGVTQLIAIMLVIDVIINGTPTATAIRNIIILTIVCALGSFITSFFEQSGSVAVGFYMTADKRIGLGNFLKILPLGFFSDNSSGKIVATLTTTLSGIETGAAMAMITTVSGIFSALAMFITVCFYELKVGVITGVGMVIYLLTVDFQMRLSRKNAPFLQKAQSALAAATLTFVQGIKVTKTFSVKEGNVQLNEAIKDSEEANISLTNKSMPSQFLSRLVIAIFEMLIIVSTLWMYKEGSLALFKTIILIIFSFMAYVSLNQAGSILSMMGLLDSGLKEVGEVEATQTMRQSDNPKPMGNNDIELNEVTFSYGDNEVLHKVSATIKENSLTAIIGPSGSGKTTLCELIPRFHDINRGSIKIGGVDIRDVNYDELMKRISMVFQRVYLFEDSIYNNIAFGKPGAGIEEVRRAARAANIDEFIEALPDGYNTVLDEGGSSLSGGEKQRISIARAILKDAPIIIMDEATAALDAENEHEIIAAIEALTKNKTVIMIAHRIKSIKNADHIIAIKDGRVVQDGSPKELAGKEGLYRDFLRSREEISGWTINN from the coding sequence ATGATAAATACAGTTAAAAAACTCTGGGAATTTAGTAAATATCAGCATAAAACTTTTATCATCACACTGATTATGTCGCTTGTACATGCATTTATTGGAGTTACACAGCTTATTGCAATAATGCTGGTTATAGATGTAATAATAAATGGTACACCTACAGCCACTGCAATAAGGAATATTATTATACTTACCATAGTGTGTGCACTAGGAAGCTTTATAACATCATTTTTTGAACAGTCCGGCAGTGTGGCTGTCGGCTTTTACATGACAGCCGATAAGCGAATTGGACTGGGGAACTTCTTAAAGATACTTCCGCTTGGATTTTTCAGTGACAATTCATCGGGGAAAATTGTAGCTACACTTACTACTACTCTTAGTGGTATTGAAACCGGTGCGGCAATGGCAATGATTACTACGGTGTCGGGTATTTTCAGTGCATTAGCCATGTTTATAACCGTTTGTTTTTATGAGTTAAAGGTTGGTGTTATCACAGGAGTTGGCATGGTTATCTATCTTCTTACTGTGGATTTTCAGATGAGACTATCAAGGAAGAATGCACCATTTTTACAAAAAGCACAGAGCGCTTTAGCGGCGGCAACTCTTACCTTCGTTCAGGGTATTAAAGTCACAAAAACATTTAGCGTTAAGGAAGGAAATGTTCAGTTAAATGAGGCTATTAAGGACAGCGAGGAAGCTAATATAAGTCTAACCAATAAATCTATGCCATCGCAGTTCTTAAGCAGACTTGTAATAGCAATATTTGAAATGTTGATTATTGTCTCTACACTTTGGATGTATAAGGAAGGAAGCCTTGCCCTTTTTAAGACAATAATTCTCATTATATTTAGTTTTATGGCATATGTTTCTCTAAATCAGGCAGGATCAATTTTATCTATGATGGGGCTGTTAGATAGTGGGCTTAAGGAGGTTGGAGAGGTTGAAGCCACACAGACAATGAGACAGAGCGATAATCCTAAACCTATGGGAAATAATGACATAGAGCTTAATGAGGTGACATTTTCTTATGGAGATAATGAGGTATTGCATAAGGTGTCTGCAACAATCAAAGAAAATTCCCTTACTGCAATTATTGGACCATCAGGTTCCGGAAAGACTACCTTATGTGAGCTAATTCCGAGATTTCACGATATAAACAGAGGAAGTATCAAAATTGGAGGAGTAGATATAAGAGATGTGAACTATGATGAACTAATGAAACGAATCAGCATGGTATTTCAAAGAGTATATTTATTCGAGGACAGCATATATAATAATATAGCATTCGGTAAACCGGGGGCAGGGATTGAGGAAGTCCGCAGGGCTGCAAGGGCTGCAAATATCGATGAATTTATCGAGGCACTTCCTGATGGATATAATACAGTGCTTGATGAAGGAGGCAGCAGCCTCTCAGGAGGTGAAAAGCAGAGGATATCAATAGCTCGTGCAATTCTAAAAGACGCTCCAATCATCATAATGGATGAAGCAACAGCAGCACTGGATGCTGAGAATGAACACGAAATCATCGCTGCTATAGAAGCCCTTACTAAAAATAAGACAGTAATTATGATAGCGCATCGTATTAAATCTATTAAAAATGCAGATCATATCATTGCGATTAAAGATGGCAGGGTAGTACAGGATGGAAGTCCCAAAGAACTTGCAGGAAAAGAAGGCTTATATAGGGATTTCCTGCGATCAAGAGAGGAAATATCGGGGTGGACAATTAATAACTAA
- a CDS encoding AAA family ATPase → MLIQFNFKNYKSFKEEAALDLSATKMTEFSERVVTIGNEKILPVAAIYGANASGKSNIYNAFGYMSNYVSESFKYGDEDEKFEEFSPTPFLFDSKSINDESSFEVYFTLPDDKTEKVFNYGFCINKEGVTEEWLNSKAKTARKYSVVFYRGKTADELDLSGISKSSRENINVALEKQVLIISLGAKLKIGKCKVIRDWFLANEFADFGNPFTNFFLSRRLPKGFVEDKSVQQKIIEYFSSFDEHIKDFRIEKVPLEGETKEEAYKIIALHKMNDSDEMAEIPLGGESAGTLKMFALYPELQEVLERGSVFFIDELNARLHPLLVRNFLLIFLNPEINVNHAQIIFTTHDTWQLSNQLLRRDEIWFVEKDEKGVSALYSLADFVDEDGARIRKDESYEKNYLIGKYGAIPTLKSIDILKEE, encoded by the coding sequence ATGTTGATTCAGTTTAATTTTAAAAATTATAAATCATTTAAAGAAGAAGCCGCTTTGGATTTATCTGCAACAAAGATGACAGAGTTTTCTGAGAGAGTAGTTACCATAGGAAACGAAAAGATATTGCCTGTTGCTGCTATTTACGGAGCAAATGCAAGTGGAAAGTCTAATATTTACAACGCCTTTGGGTATATGTCAAACTATGTTTCTGAATCCTTTAAATATGGTGATGAAGATGAAAAGTTTGAAGAGTTTAGCCCAACGCCTTTTTTATTTGACTCAAAATCCATTAATGATGAATCAAGTTTCGAGGTTTATTTTACCTTGCCTGATGATAAGACAGAAAAGGTTTTTAACTATGGATTTTGTATAAATAAAGAGGGCGTGACAGAGGAATGGCTTAATTCAAAGGCAAAAACCGCTAGAAAATACAGTGTTGTATTTTATCGTGGAAAGACTGCTGACGAGCTAGATTTATCAGGAATATCTAAAAGTAGCAGAGAGAATATCAATGTTGCTTTAGAAAAGCAGGTTCTCATTATTTCATTAGGTGCAAAATTAAAAATTGGCAAGTGTAAAGTAATTAGAGATTGGTTTTTAGCAAATGAATTTGCTGATTTTGGAAATCCATTTACCAATTTCTTTTTGTCAAGAAGGCTGCCTAAGGGATTTGTGGAAGACAAAAGTGTACAGCAAAAGATAATTGAGTATTTTTCTTCGTTCGATGAACATATTAAAGACTTTCGAATTGAAAAAGTACCTCTAGAGGGAGAGACTAAAGAAGAGGCTTACAAAATAATTGCACTTCATAAGATGAATGACTCAGATGAAATGGCTGAAATTCCCCTAGGAGGGGAATCGGCAGGAACGCTAAAAATGTTTGCCTTATATCCTGAGCTTCAAGAAGTTTTGGAAAGAGGAAGCGTTTTCTTCATAGATGAGTTAAATGCACGTTTACATCCATTGCTTGTTAGGAATTTTTTGCTTATATTTTTGAATCCTGAAATTAACGTTAATCACGCACAAATTATATTTACTACGCATGATACCTGGCAATTATCTAACCAGCTATTGAGACGTGATGAAATCTGGTTTGTTGAAAAGGATGAAAAAGGTGTCTCTGCCCTGTATTCATTAGCAGATTTTGTGGATGAAGATGGAGCTCGTATCCGAAAGGACGAAAGCTATGAGAAAAATTATCTGATAGGGAAGTATGGCGCGATTCCTACCTTAAAGAGTATAGATATTTTAAAGGAGGAATAG
- a CDS encoding RloB family protein, with amino-acid sequence MAKIDRSGIRKNREQSRKLKNPELGYYLIVTDTEATERCFFTGLHQSLKAGVRNKLVIKVIETKTRIMIDKCLELTAYDAQYRVPWIVFDRDKVKDFDEIIFEAESKGIKVGWSNPCFEIWLHAYLGSMPAVQDSWNCCAEFGRRYEKMIGQKYLKADEKMYAKLYKAGNEEKALQIARQKLEQCIREGKTKPSEMCPCTTVHELVGEIKSKL; translated from the coding sequence ATGGCGAAAATAGATAGGTCAGGTATTAGGAAAAATCGTGAACAGAGTAGAAAACTTAAAAATCCGGAACTAGGCTACTATCTGATTGTTACAGATACGGAGGCTACTGAGCGGTGCTTCTTTACAGGGCTTCATCAATCATTGAAGGCGGGCGTAAGAAATAAACTTGTTATTAAAGTTATAGAAACAAAAACACGGATAATGATTGATAAATGCCTGGAACTTACAGCTTATGATGCGCAATATAGAGTTCCTTGGATTGTATTTGATAGAGATAAGGTTAAGGATTTTGACGAAATTATTTTTGAAGCTGAGAGTAAAGGGATTAAGGTTGGTTGGTCAAATCCTTGTTTTGAAATATGGTTGCATGCATATCTAGGTTCAATGCCTGCAGTACAGGACTCTTGGAATTGTTGCGCTGAATTTGGACGTAGATATGAGAAGATGATAGGACAGAAGTACTTAAAGGCTGATGAGAAGATGTATGCAAAACTTTATAAAGCAGGGAATGAGGAAAAAGCATTGCAAATAGCAAGGCAAAAGCTGGAACAGTGTATACGAGAGGGGAAAACAAAACCCTCAGAGATGTGTCCTTGTACAACGGTACACGAGTTGGTGGGCGAGATAAAATCAAAATTGTAA
- a CDS encoding L-2-amino-thiazoline-4-carboxylic acid hydrolase → MKLNKIIRSVCDIAADDIGKVKADKIKKNAQKRLEELCAENSNDSKALKAHTYKRIYPCIAVYETLLAEGIEQEKAVWYIREYFQRLAKKIEPHLQRIIKLFRLEKKMPKIFLKIIQKSFGTDAGFIYEFPESCGNEARFNMVRCPYFDTCKRYGCPEITMAFCDGDDAGYGNLNPKLFWWRTKTLGRGDDCCDFWLKFRE, encoded by the coding sequence ATGAAACTTAATAAAATAATCAGAAGTGTTTGTGATATTGCAGCAGATGATATTGGTAAAGTTAAAGCCGATAAAATCAAAAAGAATGCACAAAAAAGGCTTGAGGAGTTGTGTGCCGAAAACAGCAATGATTCGAAAGCTCTTAAAGCCCATACATATAAGCGTATTTATCCTTGTATTGCAGTATATGAAACCTTGTTGGCGGAAGGCATTGAACAGGAAAAGGCTGTTTGGTACATTCGTGAGTATTTTCAACGTCTCGCCAAAAAGATTGAGCCACATCTTCAGAGGATAATAAAACTATTTAGGTTAGAAAAGAAGATGCCAAAGATCTTCCTTAAAATAATACAGAAAAGTTTTGGTACAGATGCGGGATTTATCTATGAGTTTCCTGAAAGCTGTGGTAATGAAGCACGCTTCAATATGGTTCGCTGTCCATACTTTGATACCTGCAAACGCTACGGCTGTCCTGAAATTACAATGGCATTTTGCGATGGAGATGACGCAGGATACGGTAACCTAAATCCAAAATTGTTCTGGTGGCGAACAAAGACTTTAGGACGAGGCGATGATTGTTGCGATTTTTGGCTAAAGTTTCGGGAGTGA
- a CDS encoding TetR/AcrR family transcriptional regulator, producing the protein MKKGERRKQDLLNIAYRMFIEKGYENTSVDDIIIEAGIAKGTYYYYFESKEATLEAVIEMMIEKAENIAKAALMNPVPIPQKLASVVYAFQPNKDEIVITDVLERKENIVMHDKIGKKIVEVAVPILSDIVREGIAQGIFACTNVEERVKMLLIMSQNMFDYGAYSNKDIEVYVDMLEKSLGAKEGIMSFISEFLLEGQVHSPA; encoded by the coding sequence ATGAAGAAAGGTGAGCGAAGAAAGCAAGATCTGCTAAATATTGCATATCGTATGTTCATTGAAAAAGGCTATGAGAATACAAGCGTAGACGATATCATTATTGAGGCGGGTATTGCAAAGGGAACATACTATTACTATTTTGAAAGTAAAGAGGCAACATTGGAAGCAGTTATTGAAATGATGATTGAGAAAGCTGAAAATATAGCGAAAGCAGCTCTTATGAATCCTGTGCCTATACCGCAGAAACTGGCTTCAGTCGTGTATGCTTTTCAGCCAAACAAAGATGAGATTGTTATAACAGATGTGTTGGAAAGAAAAGAAAATATTGTAATGCACGATAAAATTGGTAAGAAAATTGTTGAAGTGGCAGTTCCTATTCTTTCAGATATTGTAAGAGAAGGGATAGCGCAGGGAATATTTGCGTGTACCAATGTTGAAGAGAGAGTTAAAATGTTGTTGATTATGAGTCAGAATATGTTCGATTATGGGGCTTATAGCAACAAGGATATTGAGGTGTATGTAGATATGCTAGAGAAGTCGCTTGGGGCAAAGGAAGGAATAATGAGTTTTATAAGTGAGTTTTTATTGGAGGGACAAGTTCATTCTCCTGCCTAA